In Corvus moneduloides isolate bCorMon1 chromosome 3, bCorMon1.pri, whole genome shotgun sequence, one DNA window encodes the following:
- the ENPP5 gene encoding ectonucleotide pyrophosphatase/phosphodiesterase family member 5 isoform X2, whose amino-acid sequence MLPQKRGQIPSRIAMSSYWKALGIFLLCLQSALSHQPAQPRVLLVSFDGFRWDYIYRVSTPNFHYAMKNGVHVRQVTNVFITKTYPNHYTLVTGLYAESHGIVANEMYDPVLNETFSLNKMNTHNSKFWEEATPIWVTNQREGHKSGAAMWPGTDVKIHGVLPTHYMPYNESVPFEDRVAKLIAWFTSEEPINFGLLYWEQPDEMGHFLGPENPLMGAIISDIDRKLGYLISELKKAKLWDVINVIVTSDHGMSQSSLERLIELDQYVSRELYKVIDHSPAVAILPQEGKVDEVYEALANAHPNMTVYKKEQIPDRFHYKHNSKIQPILAVADKGWEIVHNKTDSFLFGNHGYDNTVPEMHPIFLAVGPAFRKNVTKEFMNATDLYPLLCHLLGINPLPNNGSFNAVKDILAEEVPGARGADTYSTVVGVFLGSLLVLVFTAVFVKHFVLAQANSMQIQHTEAAQPLLQD is encoded by the exons ATGTTGCCTCAGAAGAGGGGACAGATACCTTCCAGAATAGCCATGAGCAGTTATTGGAAAGCCCTTGGAATTTTCTTACTCTGTCTTCAAAGTGCGCTGTCtcaccagccagcccagcccagagtGCTGCTCGTGTCTTTTGATGGGTTTCGGTGGGATTACATCTACAGAGTGTCCACTCCCAATTTTCACTATGCCATGAAGAACGGGGTGCACGTCAGGCAGGTCACGAACGTGTTCATAACGAAGACGTACCCCAACCACTACACCCTGGTGACCGGGCTCTACGCAGAGAGCCACGGCATCGTCGCTAACGAGATGTACGATCCTGTCCTGAATGAAACCTTCTCCCTGAACAAAATGAACACCCACAACTCCAAGTTCTGGGAAGAGGCCACCCCAATATGGGTGACGAACCAGAGGGAAGGACACAAATCTGGTGCTGCTATGTGGCCTGGAACAGATGTGAAGATACATGGAGTCTTGCCTACACATTACATGCCCTACAATGAATCTGTTCCCTTTGAAGACAGGGTAGCGAAGCTCATTGCCTGGTTTACATCAGAAGAACCCATAAACTTTGGTCTCCTGTACTGGGAACAGCCTGATGAGATGGGCCACTTTCTGGGCCCTGAAAACCCACTTATGGGAGCGATAATCAGTGACATTGACAGAAAACTGGGGTATCTCATTTCTGAACTGAAGAAAGCGAAGCTGTGGGATGTGATAAATGTCATAGTCACAAGTGATCACGGAATGTCACAGTCGTCCTTGGAAAGGCTCATTGAGCTTGATCAGTACGTGAGCAGAGAGCTCTATAAAGTCATCGACCACTCCCCTGCAGTAGCCATTTTGCCACAAGAAG gCAAAGTGGATGAAGTGTATGAAGCTTTGGCCAACGCTCATCCCAACATGACTGTATATAAAAAGGAGCAGATTCCAGATAGATTTCACTACAAACACAACAGTAAAATTCAGCCCATCTTAGCAGTGGCTGATAAAGGATGGGAAATTGTACATAATAAGACTGACAGTTTTCTGT TTGGTAATCATGGATATGACAACACTGTACCAGAAATGCATCCCATTTTTTTGGCAGTTGGGCCTGCTTTCAGAAAGAATGTCACCAAAGAATTCATGAATGCGACAGACTTGTACCCCTTACTGTGTCATCTTCTTGGCATCAACCCACTGCCCAACAATGGTTCCTTCAATGCTGTGAAGGATATACTTGCTGAAGAAGTTCCTGGAGCCCGTGGAGCAGACACCTACTCCACTGTTGTAGGAGTCTTCCTGGGCAGcttgc